A single Vigna radiata var. radiata cultivar VC1973A chromosome 8, Vradiata_ver6, whole genome shotgun sequence DNA region contains:
- the LOC106772208 gene encoding triacylglycerol lipase 1: MMGIQRFFLTLAITLSILFGNGNLVLSFDGGGSHQKQQPTLCQELIIPSGYPCSEYTTQTKDGFLLGLQRVSSSSSSLRLGNRGERGPPVLLLHGLFMAGDAWFLNTPDQSLGFILADHGFDVWVGNVRGTRWSHGHISLSEKNKKFWDWSWQELALYDVAEMINYINSLTNSKIFVVGHSQGTIISFAAFTQPEIVEKVEAAALLSPISYLDHTSAPLVLRMVKMHIDKVILSMGIHQLNFKSEWGANLLVSLCDTRLSCNNMLSSITGKNCCFNESRVEFYLEQEPHPSSTKNLNHLFQMIRKGTFCKYDYGQLKNMIEYGKFKPPKFDLSRIPKSLPLWMAYGGNDALADIADFQHTLKELQSTPEVIYLENYGHVDFILSLQAKQDLYDPMISFFKSTGKFTSM, encoded by the exons ATGATGGGGATTCAGAGGTTCTTCCTCACTCTCGCCATAACACTCTCCATACTCTTCGGAAATGGAAACCTCGTTCTCAGCTTCGACGGCGGTGGTAGCCACCAGAAACAGCAACCCACGCTGTGCCAAGAGCTCATTATCCCCTCCGGTTACCCCTGTTCCGAATATACG ACTCAAACGAAGGACGGGTTCTTGTTAGGTCTTCAGCGcgtatcttcttcttcttcttctcttcgtCTTGGGAACCGTGGAGAACGAGGTCCTCCGGTTCTGCTTCTGCATGGCTTATTCATG GCTGGTGACGCATGGTTTCTAAACACTCCCGACCAATCACTTGGCTTCATACTTGCAGATCATGGTTTTGATGTTTGGGTAGGAAATGTGCGTGGAACACGTTGGAGCCATGGGCATATATCTTTGTCGGAGAAGAATAAG AAATTCTGGGATTGGAGCTGGCAGGAATTAGCCCTGTATGATGTTGCAGAAATGATCAATTACATCAATTCACTAACAAACTCAAAGATATTTGTAGTTGGGCATTCGCAG GGGACAATTATATCTTTTGCTGCCTTCACTCAACCGGAGATAGTAGAAAAGGTTGAGGCAGCAGCTCTTCTATCTCCAATATCATACTTGGATCATACCAGTGCACCTCTTGTACTTAGAATGGTTAAAATGCACATTGATAAG GTGATTCTTTCCATGGGTATTCATCAACTAAACTTCAAAAg CGAATGGGGGGCCAATCTCTTGGTTTCCTTATGCGATACCCGCCTAAGTTGCAATAACATGCTCTCATCCATAACAG GGAAGAATTGTTGCTTCAACGAGTCACGTGTGGAGTTTTATCTTGAACAAGAACCTCATCCATCATCCACCAAAAACTTGAACCACCTTTTCCAGA TGATCCGAAAAGGAACCTTTTGCAAATATGATTATGGACAGCTAAAAAACATGATAGAGTACGGCAAGTTCAAACCACCAAAGTTCGACCTTAGCCGTATACCCAAATCATTGCCTCTGTGGATGGCTTACGGTGGAAACGATGCTTTAGCAGATATAGCCGATTTCCAGCACACACTCAAGGAATTGCAATCCACACCGGAGGTGATTTATCTTGAAAACTACGGTCATGTTGACTTCATTTTAAGCTTGCAAGCAAAACAAGATCTTTATGACCCTATGATTAGTTTTTTCAAGTCAACCGGAAAATTTACTAGCATGTAA